In the Pseudomonas sp. ADAK2 genome, one interval contains:
- the proB gene encoding glutamate 5-kinase, translated as MRSKVTGAQRWVVKIGSALLTADGKGLDRAAMGVWVEQMVALHEAGVELVLVSSGAVAAGMSRLGWTVRPSAMHELQAAAAIGQMGLVQAWESSFAEHGRHTAQILLTHDDLSDRKRYLNARSTLRALVELKVIPVINENDTVVTDEIRFGDNDTLAALVANLVEADLLVILTDRDGMFDADPRNNPDANLIYEARADDPALDAVAGGTGGALGRGGMQTKLRAARLAARSGAHTIIVGGRIDRVLDRLKAGERIGTLLSPERGMLAARKQWLAGHLQTRGTLVLDAGAVTALSKGNKSLLPVGVKLVQGSFRRGEMVVCVAPDGREIARGLANYSALEAQKIIGQSSEAIVGLLGYMAEPELVHRDNLILV; from the coding sequence ATGCGGAGCAAGGTGACAGGTGCGCAGCGTTGGGTCGTGAAGATCGGCAGCGCTTTGCTGACGGCGGACGGCAAGGGCCTGGATCGCGCGGCAATGGGTGTCTGGGTTGAACAGATGGTGGCCTTGCACGAGGCGGGCGTCGAGCTGGTGCTGGTGTCCTCCGGGGCGGTGGCTGCGGGCATGAGCCGTCTGGGCTGGACCGTACGACCCAGTGCAATGCACGAGTTGCAGGCGGCTGCCGCCATCGGTCAGATGGGCCTGGTGCAGGCCTGGGAATCGAGTTTTGCCGAGCATGGCCGGCATACCGCGCAAATTCTCTTGACCCACGACGACCTGTCCGACCGCAAGCGCTACCTGAATGCCCGCAGCACCTTGCGTGCGCTGGTCGAGCTCAAGGTCATTCCGGTGATCAACGAGAACGACACCGTGGTCACCGACGAAATCCGTTTCGGCGACAACGATACGCTGGCGGCGCTGGTGGCCAACCTGGTCGAGGCTGACTTGCTGGTGATCCTGACCGATCGCGACGGCATGTTCGACGCTGATCCGCGTAATAACCCTGATGCCAACCTGATTTACGAAGCCCGCGCTGACGATCCGGCGCTGGATGCCGTGGCCGGTGGCACCGGTGGTGCGCTGGGTCGTGGCGGCATGCAGACCAAATTGCGTGCGGCGCGTCTGGCGGCACGTTCCGGGGCGCACACCATCATCGTCGGTGGGCGCATTGATCGCGTACTTGATCGCCTCAAGGCTGGCGAGCGCATTGGCACCTTACTGTCGCCTGAGCGCGGCATGCTCGCGGCGCGCAAGCAATGGCTGGCCGGGCATCTGCAAACCCGTGGCACCCTGGTGCTGGATGCGGGGGCTGTGACGGCGTTGTCCAAAGGTAATAAAAGTTTGCTGCCGGTCGGCGTCAAATTGGTTCAGGGCAGCTTCCGCCGTGGCGAAATGGTGGTGTGCGTGGCGCCGGACGGTAGAGAAATCGCCCGGGGACTGGCCAATTACAGCGCCCTGGAAGCACAAAAAATCATCGGTCAGTCGTCTGAGGCGATTGTCGGTCTGTTGGGTTACATGGCGGAACCGGAACTGGTTCACCGCGATAACCTGATCCTGGTCTGA
- a CDS encoding CreA family protein, with translation MRVAKGLLGLLLAMPLLASAEEIGQVSTVFKFVGPNDRIVVEAFDDPKVEGVTCYLSRAKTGGVKGGLGLAEDRAEASLACRQVGPINFKGELKDGDEVFKERTSLVFKTMQVVRFLDKKRNTLVYLVYSDRLIEGSPQNAVTAIPILPWPHAQ, from the coding sequence ATGCGCGTTGCAAAGGGATTATTGGGCTTGTTGCTGGCGATGCCGTTGCTGGCGTCGGCAGAAGAAATTGGTCAGGTGTCGACTGTGTTCAAATTTGTCGGCCCGAATGACCGAATTGTGGTCGAGGCGTTTGACGATCCGAAGGTTGAGGGCGTGACGTGCTACCTGTCCCGGGCCAAGACGGGCGGCGTGAAGGGTGGCTTGGGGCTGGCTGAGGACCGTGCTGAAGCATCCCTGGCTTGCCGTCAGGTCGGGCCGATCAACTTCAAGGGTGAATTGAAGGATGGTGATGAGGTGTTCAAGGAGCGCACATCGCTGGTATTCAAGACCATGCAGGTAGTGCGTTTCCTCGACAAGAAGCGCAATACGCTGGTGTATCTGGTCTACAGCGATCGCTTGATCGAGGGCAGTCCGCAGAATGCGGTGACGGCGATTCCGATTCTGCCGTGGCCGCACGCTCAATAA
- the rpsT gene encoding 30S ribosomal protein S20, translating into MANTPSAKKRAKQAEKRRSHNASLRSMVRTYIKNVVKAIDAKDAEKAQAAYVLAVPVIDRMADKGIIHKNKAARHKSRLNGHVKALNLAVAA; encoded by the coding sequence GTGGCCAACACACCTTCCGCCAAAAAACGTGCAAAACAGGCTGAGAAGCGTCGCAGCCACAACGCCAGCCTGCGTTCCATGGTTCGTACCTACATCAAGAATGTAGTTAAGGCCATCGACGCAAAAGACGCTGAAAAAGCTCAAGCTGCTTACGTTCTGGCCGTGCCAGTTATCGACCGTATGGCCGATAAAGGCATCATCCACAAGAACAAGGCTGCTCGCCATAAGAGCCGCCTGAACGGTCACGTCAAGGCTCTGAACCTTGCTGTAGCCGCTTAA
- the murJ gene encoding murein biosynthesis integral membrane protein MurJ, which translates to MNLLKSLAAVSSITMLSRVLGFVRDTLIARTFGAGMATDAFFIAFKLPNLLRRIFAEGAFSQAFVPILAEYKSQKGEEATRTFIAYVSGLLTLVLALVTALGMIAAPWVIWATAPGFTDTPEKFELTSSLLRVTFPYILLISLSSLAGAILNTYNRFSVPAFVPTLLNVSMIIFSLFLTPYFNPPVMALGWAVLVGGLAQLLYQLPHLKKIGMLVLPRLSLRDTGVWRVMKQMLPAILGVSVSQISLIINTIFASYLVAGSVSWMYYADRLMELPSGVLGVALGTILLPTLAKTYASQDRQEYSRILDWGLRLCFVLVLPCSLALGILAEPLTVSLFQYGAFSALDASMTQRALIAYSVGLLGIIVIKVLAPGFYAQQNIRTPVKIAIFTLIVTQLFNLVLIGPLAHAGLALAISIGACINAGLLFYQLRKQQMYQPQPGWGKFGFKLVVAVLVMSAVLLAGMHFMPAWDQGHMLERFLRLGALVVAGVVAYFGMLLLMGFRLRDFNRKALS; encoded by the coding sequence ATGAATCTGCTCAAATCGTTGGCCGCCGTCAGCTCTATCACGATGCTTTCCCGGGTTCTGGGGTTCGTTCGTGACACTCTTATCGCGCGTACATTTGGTGCGGGGATGGCGACCGACGCCTTCTTTATCGCCTTCAAGTTGCCCAATCTGCTGCGGCGGATCTTCGCCGAGGGGGCCTTTTCCCAGGCATTCGTGCCGATTCTTGCCGAATACAAGAGCCAGAAAGGCGAGGAGGCGACGCGAACCTTCATTGCCTACGTCTCTGGCCTGCTGACCCTGGTGCTGGCGCTGGTCACGGCGTTGGGGATGATCGCCGCGCCCTGGGTGATCTGGGCCACGGCGCCGGGTTTCACCGATACGCCTGAGAAATTCGAGCTGACGTCCAGCCTGTTGCGGGTAACGTTCCCTTATATATTGCTGATTTCCCTGTCTTCATTGGCCGGGGCGATCCTCAATACCTATAACCGTTTCTCGGTGCCGGCCTTCGTGCCGACGCTGCTTAACGTCAGCATGATTATCTTTTCGCTGTTCCTGACGCCGTACTTCAATCCGCCGGTGATGGCGCTTGGCTGGGCCGTGCTGGTCGGTGGCCTGGCGCAATTGCTCTATCAACTGCCGCACCTGAAAAAGATCGGCATGCTGGTGCTGCCACGCCTGAGCCTGCGCGACACGGGCGTCTGGCGGGTGATGAAGCAGATGTTGCCGGCCATTCTTGGCGTTTCCGTCAGCCAGATTTCCCTGATCATCAACACCATTTTCGCTTCCTACCTTGTGGCCGGCTCCGTGTCCTGGATGTATTACGCTGATCGCCTGATGGAATTGCCGTCCGGCGTGCTCGGCGTGGCTTTGGGCACGATCTTGCTCCCGACACTGGCCAAGACCTACGCCAGCCAGGATCGCCAGGAATACTCGCGCATCCTCGATTGGGGCCTGCGCTTGTGCTTCGTGCTGGTGCTGCCGTGTTCGCTCGCGTTGGGGATTCTGGCCGAACCGCTGACAGTTTCGTTGTTCCAGTACGGCGCATTCAGCGCACTTGACGCCTCCATGACCCAGCGGGCGCTGATCGCTTATTCGGTCGGTTTACTCGGGATTATCGTGATCAAAGTGCTGGCGCCGGGCTTCTATGCGCAACAAAACATCCGCACACCAGTGAAAATCGCGATTTTCACGCTGATCGTCACGCAGTTGTTCAACCTGGTCCTGATCGGCCCGCTGGCCCACGCCGGCCTGGCCTTGGCCATCAGTATCGGCGCTTGCATCAATGCCGGGCTGTTGTTCTATCAGTTGCGCAAACAGCAGATGTACCAGCCGCAACCGGGTTGGGGGAAGTTCGGGTTCAAGCTTGTCGTTGCGGTGTTGGTGATGTCGGCAGTGCTGCTCGCCGGGATGCATTTCATGCCGGCCTGGGATCAGGGGCACATGCTTGAGCGTTTCCTGCGCCTGGGTGCCTTGGTAGTGGCTGGCGTGGTCGCTTATTTCGGCATGTTGCTGCTGATGGGCTTCCGTTTGCGCGACTTCAATCGCAAGGCGTTGAGCTGA